The Kitasatospora sp. NBC_00374 genome has a segment encoding these proteins:
- a CDS encoding phenylacetate--CoA ligase family protein: MMLFNDPAAGAAFAEAHGRLEALEAAGFAPELVREVQREKLALLWDRAAEAPYYRDAPGVAARDLDAVEPTAKDRLKAGPTDFERPGLERVVKYYESSGSSGIPTPTPRLAEDVIHNVVGVAPLWRRALGADPRRVAVLLPSDIVPVADFVAGVCEYLGHAALRCYPFTTGMCDFDRLERLFAGYRPEVVFAAPGVLTQWTRVLKSRGALADARARVRTVMLLGEVSLPAQRAKLAADWQADVFDASYGSTETGTIAATCERDRLHLLPHGHILELRDGDKLVPAEPGATGELVDTPLNNFARPLLRLATGDVADIAAEPCPCGLALPTVHIHGRRSDRVEIGGTVVDERLIGSIVYQDHRVTGYLIQVQEPAVRLVLERDVDVEESDDLLAADARERFAGTGIHWDDVLVVSQLPAVTKAGGSQKNWKRTNVMVAR; encoded by the coding sequence ATGATGCTGTTCAACGACCCCGCCGCCGGTGCGGCCTTCGCCGAGGCGCACGGCCGCCTCGAGGCCCTGGAGGCCGCGGGGTTCGCGCCGGAGTTGGTCCGCGAGGTGCAGCGGGAGAAGCTGGCCCTGCTCTGGGACCGGGCCGCCGAGGCTCCCTACTACCGGGACGCGCCCGGGGTCGCCGCCCGGGACCTGGACGCGGTCGAGCCGACCGCCAAGGACCGGCTGAAGGCCGGCCCGACCGACTTCGAGCGGCCCGGCCTCGAACGGGTCGTCAAGTACTACGAGAGCTCCGGCTCCTCCGGCATCCCGACCCCCACCCCCCGGCTCGCCGAGGACGTGATCCACAACGTGGTCGGCGTCGCACCGCTGTGGCGCCGGGCGCTGGGCGCCGACCCGCGCCGGGTCGCGGTGCTGCTGCCCTCGGACATCGTCCCCGTCGCCGACTTCGTCGCCGGGGTCTGCGAGTACCTCGGGCATGCCGCGCTGCGCTGCTACCCGTTCACCACCGGGATGTGCGACTTCGACCGGCTGGAGCGGCTGTTCGCCGGCTACCGCCCGGAAGTGGTCTTCGCCGCCCCCGGTGTGCTCACCCAGTGGACCCGGGTGCTCAAGAGCCGCGGCGCGCTGGCCGACGCCCGGGCCCGGGTACGGACCGTGATGCTGCTCGGCGAGGTCTCGCTGCCGGCCCAGCGCGCCAAGCTGGCCGCCGACTGGCAGGCCGACGTGTTCGACGCCTCCTACGGCAGCACCGAGACCGGCACCATCGCCGCGACCTGCGAACGCGACCGGCTGCACCTGCTCCCGCACGGGCACATCCTCGAACTGAGGGACGGTGACAAGCTGGTGCCCGCCGAGCCCGGCGCCACCGGCGAACTGGTCGACACCCCGCTGAACAACTTCGCCCGCCCGCTGCTGCGGCTCGCCACCGGCGACGTCGCCGACATCGCGGCCGAGCCCTGCCCGTGCGGCCTGGCGCTGCCGACCGTGCACATCCACGGCCGCCGGTCCGACCGGGTGGAGATCGGCGGCACGGTCGTCGACGAGCGCCTGATCGGCTCGATCGTCTACCAGGACCACCGGGTCACCGGGTACCTGATCCAGGTGCAGGAGCCGGCCGTCCGGCTCGTCCTGGAGCGGGACGTGGACGTCGAGGAGAGCGACGACCTACTGGCCGCGGACGCCCGCGAGCGCTTCGCCGGCACCGGCATCCACTGGGACGACGTGTTGGTGGTCAGCCAGCTGCCCGCCGTCACCAAGGCGGGCGGCAGCCAGAAGAACTGGAAGCGCACCAACGTGATGGTCGCCCGATGA
- a CDS encoding KamA family radical SAM protein — translation MTTTTPAGTSTVLYEYRRRELIEPDWRRFPPWSRVTAEEWRDPQWQRAHCVKNVRQLREVLGAVAGETFFEDVARDQEQFATMSLLLPPHVINTMSPQGPPTADALYADPVRRYMLPAASDRDPDWPSHPVASRDSLHEADMWVAEGLTHRYPTKVLAEVVATCPQYCGHCTRMDLVGPATPATPKYRFALKPGDRLDRIVEYLRATPAVRDVVVSGGDTANLPWPRLEAFLLRLLDIENIRDIRIATKALVGLPQHWLADEVRAGMARVAALAFSRGVSIAVHTHANAAQQVTASVQEAARAMLEAGVRDVRNQGVLLRGVNDSTHALLDLCFALLDGGGITPYYFYLCDIIPNSEHWRTSLAEAQRLQDAIMGYLPGFATPRLVCDVPYAGKRWVHQVARYDRELGISYWGKHFLTLLDTDDPQALERLHEYHDPMHSLPESGREHWRRQFAPALSVLERSR, via the coding sequence GTGACGACGACGACCCCTGCCGGGACATCCACCGTGCTCTACGAGTACCGGCGCAGAGAGCTGATCGAGCCGGACTGGCGGCGGTTCCCGCCATGGAGCCGGGTCACCGCCGAAGAGTGGCGCGACCCGCAGTGGCAGCGAGCGCACTGCGTGAAGAACGTGCGGCAGCTGCGGGAGGTGCTCGGGGCGGTCGCGGGGGAGACGTTCTTCGAGGACGTCGCCCGCGACCAGGAGCAGTTCGCGACCATGTCGCTGCTGCTGCCCCCCCACGTGATCAACACCATGAGCCCGCAGGGCCCTCCCACCGCCGACGCCCTGTACGCGGACCCGGTGCGCCGGTACATGCTGCCGGCCGCCTCGGACCGTGACCCCGACTGGCCCAGCCACCCGGTGGCCAGCCGGGACTCGCTGCACGAGGCCGACATGTGGGTGGCCGAAGGCCTGACCCACCGCTACCCGACCAAGGTGCTGGCCGAGGTGGTCGCCACCTGCCCCCAGTACTGCGGGCACTGCACCCGGATGGACCTGGTCGGCCCGGCCACGCCCGCCACGCCCAAGTACCGCTTCGCGCTCAAGCCCGGTGACCGTCTCGACCGGATCGTCGAGTACCTGCGAGCCACCCCCGCGGTGCGCGACGTGGTGGTCTCCGGCGGCGACACCGCCAACCTGCCCTGGCCCCGGCTGGAGGCCTTCCTGCTGCGGCTGCTCGACATCGAGAACATCCGCGACATTCGGATCGCCACCAAGGCACTGGTCGGCCTGCCGCAGCACTGGCTGGCCGACGAGGTCCGGGCAGGGATGGCCCGGGTCGCCGCGCTCGCCTTCAGCCGGGGCGTCAGCATCGCCGTGCACACCCACGCCAACGCCGCCCAGCAGGTGACCGCCTCGGTCCAGGAGGCGGCCCGGGCGATGCTGGAGGCCGGCGTGCGCGACGTCCGCAACCAGGGCGTCCTGCTGCGCGGCGTCAACGACAGCACGCACGCCCTGCTCGACCTGTGCTTCGCGCTCCTCGACGGCGGCGGCATCACCCCGTACTACTTCTACCTCTGCGACATCATCCCCAACAGCGAGCACTGGCGGACCTCGCTCGCCGAGGCGCAGCGGCTCCAGGACGCCATCATGGGCTACCTGCCGGGCTTCGCCACGCCCCGGCTGGTGTGCGACGTGCCGTACGCCGGCAAGCGGTGGGTGCACCAGGTCGCGCGCTACGACCGCGAACTCGGGATCTCGTACTGGGGCAAGCACTTCCTGACCCTGCTGGACACGGACGACCCGCAGGCGCTGGAGCGGCTCCACGAGTACCACGACCCGATGCACAGCCTCCCGGAGTCCGGCCGGGAGCACTGGCGCCGCCAGTTCGCCCCGGCCCTGTCGGTATTGGAGCGCAGCCGATGA
- a CDS encoding TetR/AcrR family transcriptional regulator, with the protein MGRPRTFDEEAILDRAMLLFWRKGYEATTMNDLVEDLGLGRGSIYAAFGDKHRLFLLALGRYLGRQDDLLASSFDDRGPALAQLRQLFERLLQTDSFCSGSGCFSVNSIAELLPNDREVAELAQRSLRRAEQTFAAQLDRARSSGELSPTVSPAEAAHLLVTLVQGLQIMRKVDPDPARTGACLDSAFALLRPHPRADGAPTPEPAAVPDLALS; encoded by the coding sequence ATGGGACGACCGCGCACGTTCGACGAAGAGGCGATCCTGGACCGGGCGATGCTCCTGTTCTGGCGCAAGGGCTACGAGGCCACCACCATGAACGACCTGGTGGAGGACCTGGGGCTGGGCCGCGGTTCGATCTACGCGGCGTTCGGTGACAAGCACCGCCTGTTCCTCCTGGCCCTCGGCCGCTACCTCGGCCGCCAGGACGACCTCCTCGCCTCGTCCTTCGACGACCGCGGCCCCGCGCTTGCGCAGCTGCGGCAACTGTTCGAGCGGCTGCTGCAGACCGACTCGTTCTGCAGCGGCTCGGGATGCTTCAGCGTCAACAGCATCGCCGAGCTCCTGCCGAACGACCGCGAGGTCGCCGAGCTGGCACAGCGCAGCCTGCGCAGGGCCGAGCAGACGTTCGCCGCCCAACTCGACCGGGCCAGGTCGAGCGGTGAGCTGTCGCCCACGGTCAGCCCGGCCGAGGCCGCGCACCTGCTGGTGACGCTGGTCCAGGGGCTTCAGATCATGCGCAAGGTCGACCCGGATCCGGCCCGCACCGGGGCCTGCCTGGACTCCGCCTTCGCCCTGCTGCGGCCCCACCCCCGGGCGGACGGGGCGCCCACCCCGGAGCCGGCCGCGGTCCCGGACCTCGCGCTGTCCTGA
- a CDS encoding DsbA family oxidoreductase → MKVEIYSDVVCPWCYIGKRRFEKALAAFPGAADVEVTFRPFQLNPAASEVGEPSAQVYERKFGRPAQSIFGPLTEAAAAEGITFRMDAAVATNTFEAHRLIWFAARHGRQSAVKEGLLAHYFTDGGHLGDRTALTDIGVAAGLDRAEVAAFLTSPDGVDEVRAELAEAARLGITSVPTFVFDGEVAVQGAQSPELLLEVMTKIAAGTAPAPADA, encoded by the coding sequence GTGAAGGTCGAGATCTACTCGGATGTCGTGTGCCCGTGGTGCTACATAGGCAAGCGCCGCTTCGAGAAGGCCCTGGCGGCGTTCCCCGGAGCGGCGGACGTCGAGGTGACCTTCCGCCCGTTCCAGCTCAACCCCGCCGCCTCCGAGGTCGGCGAGCCGTCCGCGCAGGTCTACGAGCGGAAGTTCGGCCGCCCGGCGCAGAGCATCTTCGGCCCGCTGACCGAGGCAGCGGCAGCCGAGGGCATCACCTTCCGGATGGACGCCGCGGTGGCCACCAACACCTTCGAGGCGCACCGGCTGATCTGGTTCGCCGCACGACACGGCCGGCAGAGCGCCGTGAAGGAAGGCCTGCTGGCGCACTACTTCACCGACGGCGGCCACCTCGGCGACCGCACAGCCCTCACGGACATCGGCGTGGCGGCCGGCCTGGACCGGGCCGAGGTCGCCGCCTTCCTCACCTCGCCGGACGGCGTCGACGAGGTCCGCGCCGAGCTCGCCGAGGCCGCACGGCTGGGCATCACCTCGGTTCCCACCTTCGTCTTCGACGGCGAGGTCGCCGTCCAGGGGGCCCAGAGCCCGGAGCTGCTCCTCGAAGTCATGACGAAGATCGCCGCAGGCACCGCGCCGGCGCCCGCCGACGCATAG
- a CDS encoding NADP-dependent oxidoreductase, translating to MKAVTIRTYGPIADVVTLSDVPAPTVGPHDVLIEARAAGVNPIDHLIVKGFMQPEGLAHTRVLGNEVAGVVAATGDAVTGFAVGDEVFARVDPQVGAAFAELVAVDESLVAAKPATLSFAEAASLPLVALTAWQALTEQSRLVAGQRVLIHGGAGGVGAAAIQIAKHLGAEVVTTVSTDSTESARALGADQVVDYRNEKFDEVVAPVDVVLDTVGGETQDRSFPLLKPGGTLVSIVFIPDAEAKKATWGVQANAFLMRPDGAQLTRIAELVASGELRPVVQTVLPLDRAADALTQVERGRARGRTVLSIPS from the coding sequence ATGAAGGCAGTAACCATCCGCACCTACGGCCCCATCGCCGACGTCGTGACGCTCAGCGACGTCCCCGCACCCACGGTCGGCCCCCACGACGTACTGATCGAGGCCCGGGCCGCCGGGGTCAACCCGATCGACCACCTGATCGTCAAGGGCTTTATGCAGCCCGAGGGGCTCGCACACACCCGCGTCCTCGGCAACGAGGTCGCCGGCGTGGTGGCCGCGACCGGCGACGCGGTCACCGGCTTCGCGGTGGGCGACGAGGTCTTCGCCCGGGTCGACCCGCAGGTGGGCGCAGCATTCGCCGAGCTCGTGGCGGTGGACGAATCCCTGGTCGCGGCAAAGCCCGCCACGCTCTCCTTCGCGGAAGCCGCCTCGCTGCCGCTCGTCGCGCTCACGGCCTGGCAGGCCCTGACCGAACAGAGCCGGCTGGTGGCCGGGCAGCGGGTACTCATCCATGGCGGCGCGGGCGGCGTGGGCGCCGCAGCCATCCAGATCGCCAAGCACCTCGGCGCCGAGGTCGTCACCACCGTCAGCACCGACAGCACCGAGTCGGCCCGGGCGCTGGGCGCCGACCAGGTGGTCGACTACCGCAACGAGAAGTTCGACGAGGTCGTCGCGCCCGTCGACGTGGTCCTCGACACCGTGGGCGGGGAGACCCAGGACCGGTCCTTCCCGCTGCTCAAGCCGGGCGGCACCCTGGTGTCGATCGTCTTCATCCCCGACGCCGAGGCCAAGAAGGCCACATGGGGCGTGCAGGCGAACGCCTTCCTCATGCGCCCGGACGGCGCCCAACTCACCCGGATCGCCGAGCTGGTGGCATCCGGCGAGCTGCGGCCCGTCGTCCAGACGGTCCTCCCGCTGGACCGTGCCGCCGACGCCCTGACCCAGGTGGAGCGCGGCCGCGCCCGGGGGCGGACGGTCCTCAGCATCCCGTCCTGA
- a CDS encoding class I SAM-dependent methyltransferase, which produces MGVAVPAAHPPLAEQVPATAFLTALARAGATAEPGSGLHDPYADRFARLCPDSVRRITRHTAGTPVVAARTLAVDRLLADLLAAGPWDVCVNLGAGFDARTHRLDWPGPCRVVEVDCAAVLDLKDRLLPAVAAPVPVERLRCDLRDLTALRGLLRPRTEGRRTLLLAEGLLTYLTVSEVRALAAEAAGAAGAGGVWICDVLSTGSARTLTAAALAAGTSLPMHGLTDLGPFEAAGWRCERLELLPTARPSTRPGTTGRQLPDSVLQLGRRRPAGPPAG; this is translated from the coding sequence GTGGGAGTAGCGGTGCCGGCCGCCCACCCGCCGCTCGCCGAGCAGGTCCCCGCCACCGCCTTCCTCACCGCACTCGCCCGGGCCGGCGCGACCGCCGAGCCGGGCAGCGGACTGCACGACCCGTACGCCGACCGCTTCGCCCGCCTCTGCCCGGACTCCGTCCGCCGCATCACCCGGCACACCGCCGGGACGCCCGTCGTGGCCGCCCGCACCCTCGCGGTCGACCGCCTGCTCGCCGACCTGCTCGCGGCCGGGCCTTGGGACGTCTGCGTCAACCTCGGCGCCGGGTTCGACGCCCGCACCCACCGCCTCGACTGGCCCGGCCCCTGCCGGGTGGTCGAGGTCGACTGCGCCGCCGTTCTCGACCTGAAGGACCGCCTGCTGCCTGCCGTGGCCGCGCCCGTCCCGGTGGAACGGCTGCGCTGCGACCTTCGCGACCTCACCGCCCTCCGCGGGCTCCTGCGGCCTCGCACGGAGGGCCGCCGGACCCTCCTTCTGGCCGAGGGCCTGCTCACCTACCTGACCGTGAGCGAGGTCCGCGCTCTCGCCGCCGAAGCGGCCGGAGCGGCCGGCGCCGGTGGGGTGTGGATCTGCGACGTCCTGTCCACCGGCTCCGCCCGGACCCTCACCGCCGCTGCCCTCGCCGCCGGGACGAGCCTGCCGATGCACGGCCTCACCGACCTCGGCCCCTTCGAGGCCGCCGGCTGGCGCTGCGAGCGTCTCGAACTCCTGCCCACGGCCCGGCCGTCCACCCGGCCCGGCACCACCGGGCGACAGCTGCCCGACAGCGTGCTGCAGCTGGGTCGGAGGCGACCGGCCGGGCCTCCGGCGGGGTGA
- a CDS encoding ABC transporter permease: MATLWPVVRFEWRRMMRNFAPVFFALAFPVLMLCMFGGIYGNEPSEKFDGRGTVDMSVPAYLVLVVAVTGLMSFPLGLAEYRDRKVLKRFRATPVDASAFLVAQGLVNIVLSLIGALLLVAAGYLFFDLHLPGSGAAAAATVGALLLAALAMYALGGVVAAVARSERAAVAIANLVYFPMIFLSGATVPLQIFPPAMKTVSDVLPATYAVELLQRAWLDGAADTALDLGVLAAVVVVGTAAAVRLFRWE, translated from the coding sequence ATGGCGACGCTGTGGCCGGTCGTCCGGTTCGAGTGGCGGCGGATGATGCGGAACTTCGCCCCGGTCTTCTTCGCCCTCGCCTTCCCGGTACTGATGCTCTGCATGTTCGGCGGGATCTACGGCAACGAGCCGTCCGAGAAGTTCGACGGCCGCGGGACGGTGGACATGTCGGTGCCCGCCTACCTGGTCCTGGTGGTCGCCGTCACCGGGCTGATGAGCTTTCCGCTGGGCCTCGCCGAGTACCGCGACCGCAAGGTCCTCAAGCGCTTCCGCGCGACGCCGGTCGACGCGTCCGCCTTCCTGGTCGCGCAGGGGCTGGTCAACATCGTGCTGAGCCTGATCGGCGCCCTGCTGCTGGTCGCCGCCGGATACCTGTTCTTCGACCTCCACCTGCCGGGCTCCGGTGCGGCGGCGGCCGCCACGGTCGGGGCCCTGCTCCTCGCCGCCCTCGCGATGTACGCGCTGGGGGGCGTGGTGGCCGCGGTCGCACGGTCCGAGCGGGCGGCGGTCGCCATCGCCAACCTGGTCTACTTCCCGATGATCTTCCTCTCCGGGGCGACCGTCCCGCTGCAGATCTTCCCGCCCGCCATGAAGACCGTCAGCGACGTGCTGCCCGCCACCTACGCGGTCGAACTGCTCCAGCGCGCCTGGCTGGACGGCGCCGCCGACACCGCCCTCGACCTCGGCGTCCTCGCCGCCGTGGTCGTCGTGGGCACGGCCGCCGCCGTCCGACTGTTCCGGTGGGAGTAG
- a CDS encoding ATP-binding cassette domain-containing protein: MTTNQPSADPASVESESEAVVRVDRLTVAYGTFTAVRDVSFRISPGEVFGLVGPNGAGKTSIVEAVGGLRPVRGGMVAVCGHDPRRDRATVTRLVGMQLQESQFPSRARVGELCDLYEAIYRAPGSSAALLEAFGLADRRRSQIADLSGGMRQRLALALAQIGDVRLVVLDELTTGLDPHQRRETWRSVLDLAARGVAVLLTSHAMDEVEALCGRVGVLRGGELVALDAPARLTAAHAGPSTFTVDLETALDGDPERTAGIEERLGGLGLTRLPGASGRPEFAGSFPADYDRIVRLLADAGLPPSAVGRRTPTFEDAYLRLVGDTNETPEV, encoded by the coding sequence GTGACCACCAACCAGCCGTCCGCCGATCCGGCGTCGGTGGAGTCGGAGTCCGAGGCGGTGGTGCGCGTCGACCGGCTGACCGTCGCGTACGGCACCTTCACCGCCGTCCGCGACGTCTCGTTCCGGATTTCTCCCGGGGAGGTGTTCGGGCTGGTCGGACCGAACGGCGCGGGCAAGACCTCGATCGTCGAGGCGGTCGGCGGCCTGCGGCCGGTCCGCGGCGGCATGGTCGCCGTCTGCGGCCACGACCCCCGCCGAGACCGCGCCACCGTCACCCGCCTGGTCGGCATGCAGCTCCAGGAGTCGCAGTTCCCCAGCCGGGCCCGGGTCGGCGAGCTGTGCGACCTGTACGAGGCGATCTACCGGGCGCCCGGCTCCTCGGCCGCGCTGCTGGAAGCCTTCGGCCTCGCGGACCGCCGCCGTAGCCAGATCGCCGACCTGTCCGGCGGCATGCGCCAGCGCCTCGCCCTGGCCCTCGCCCAGATCGGCGACGTCCGCCTGGTCGTCCTCGACGAGCTCACCACCGGCCTCGACCCGCACCAGCGCCGGGAGACCTGGCGCTCGGTGCTCGACCTGGCCGCCCGCGGCGTCGCGGTGCTGCTCACCTCGCACGCGATGGACGAGGTCGAGGCGCTCTGCGGCCGGGTGGGGGTGCTGCGGGGCGGGGAACTGGTCGCGCTCGACGCACCGGCGCGGCTGACCGCGGCGCACGCGGGGCCGTCCACCTTCACCGTCGACCTCGAAACGGCCCTGGACGGCGACCCCGAGCGGACCGCGGGCATCGAGGAGCGGCTCGGCGGTCTCGGCCTGACCCGGTTGCCCGGCGCGTCGGGCCGGCCGGAGTTCGCCGGGAGCTTCCCCGCCGACTACGACCGCATCGTGCGCCTGCTGGCGGACGCCGGCCTCCCCCCGTCGGCGGTCGGTCGCCGCACCCCGACCTTCGAGGACGCCTATCTGCGGCTGGTCGGCGACACCAACGAGACCCCGGAGGTCTGA
- a CDS encoding type II CAAX prenyl endopeptidase Rce1 family protein gives MSVSAFAALATAVVAGWLALYRLPFNDPARRRRTALWLADRTGLRPEAAFAVFGTAVYLVLGALALAVLLTATPLTLHQLFGVPAPGMLLALLLAVFGTSSANILCVSLLYRADPRVDVPGEIARIRWIASILALPRHYRWVVPAAAALFEEVLFRGAVLMGLAALGSGPLLALAVSTCLFAAGQVALVSTRVQAYVLGTSSLTLGVVGGLLTVATGGVLPALVLHMSFAGFYTNLSAASAPGARTTPGRLSL, from the coding sequence ATGAGCGTGTCCGCCTTCGCCGCGCTCGCCACGGCCGTCGTCGCCGGGTGGCTCGCGCTGTACCGGTTGCCGTTCAACGACCCGGCGCGGCGTCGGCGGACGGCGCTGTGGCTGGCCGACCGGACCGGTCTGCGTCCGGAGGCGGCCTTCGCGGTGTTCGGCACGGCGGTCTACCTGGTGCTGGGCGCGCTGGCGCTGGCGGTGCTCCTGACGGCCACGCCACTCACCCTCCACCAGTTGTTCGGCGTCCCCGCGCCCGGCATGCTGCTCGCCCTGCTGCTGGCGGTGTTCGGCACCTCCAGCGCCAACATCCTGTGCGTGTCGCTGCTCTACCGGGCCGACCCGCGGGTGGACGTCCCGGGTGAGATCGCGCGCATCCGGTGGATCGCCTCGATCCTCGCCCTGCCACGGCACTACCGGTGGGTCGTCCCGGCGGCCGCGGCACTGTTCGAGGAGGTGCTCTTCCGTGGTGCGGTCCTGATGGGGCTCGCGGCGCTGGGCAGCGGCCCGCTCCTCGCCCTGGCCGTCAGCACCTGCCTGTTCGCGGCCGGGCAGGTCGCCCTGGTCTCCACCCGGGTGCAGGCGTACGTGCTGGGCACCTCCAGCCTCACCCTCGGCGTGGTCGGCGGACTTCTCACCGTGGCCACCGGCGGCGTGCTGCCCGCCCTGGTGCTGCACATGTCGTTCGCCGGCTTCTACACCAACCTCAGCGCCGCCTCCGCCCCCGGAGCGCGCACGACCCCCGGGAGGCTCAGCCTGTGA
- a CDS encoding type II CAAX prenyl endopeptidase Rce1 family protein — translation MWSHTRSLELLVLASTVAPAELIRVATAFGPAAGAAAGADRGRAARWGTLGAPAAYLAVTALAVAVAADGGFTPAALTGWRAGAPWLVPAVLVGVVLVGAEFAVGAVPGLLDGTGLPRLAVHLGGPVGGGYAASILSTAVAEELLYRGLWIGVLHERLRLPVGAAVAVAAVAYAAGHLFFGGLAVVQKTLSGTVFGLLLVGSGSLAVPLVAHLAQNATVLALAVRQERGERATGGREAVG, via the coding sequence ATGTGGTCCCACACCCGCTCCCTTGAGCTGCTGGTGCTGGCGTCCACCGTCGCGCCCGCCGAACTGATCCGGGTCGCAACGGCGTTCGGTCCGGCGGCGGGCGCGGCCGCGGGCGCGGACCGGGGACGGGCCGCACGGTGGGGGACGCTCGGCGCCCCCGCCGCGTACCTGGCGGTGACCGCGCTCGCCGTCGCCGTCGCGGCGGACGGGGGCTTCACCCCGGCCGCGCTCACCGGATGGCGGGCCGGTGCACCCTGGCTGGTGCCGGCGGTGCTGGTCGGCGTGGTGCTGGTCGGTGCGGAGTTCGCGGTCGGCGCGGTGCCAGGGCTGCTGGACGGCACGGGCCTGCCGCGGCTCGCGGTGCACCTCGGCGGCCCGGTGGGCGGCGGCTACGCGGCCTCGATCCTCTCCACCGCCGTCGCGGAGGAACTGCTGTACCGCGGCCTGTGGATCGGTGTCCTGCACGAGCGTCTGCGGCTGCCGGTCGGTGCCGCGGTCGCGGTGGCCGCCGTGGCGTACGCGGCGGGGCACCTGTTCTTCGGCGGGCTCGCCGTGGTGCAGAAGACGCTGTCCGGGACGGTCTTCGGGCTGCTCCTGGTGGGGTCGGGCAGCCTGGCGGTGCCGCTGGTGGCGCACCTGGCGCAGAACGCGACGGTCCTCGCGCTGGCGGTCCGCCAGGAGCGCGGCGAACGCGCGACCGGCGGCCGGGAGGCGGTCGGATGA
- a CDS encoding YcaO-like family protein yields the protein MSGIPLLGHPGMADALARYRRIGGNQGGILPGMLVSVAAVEGEPYLRSATAAMPQYHRLALDDPHMQMQYHLAGYGSTNEEAVTRLTGEAVERYAAIMAMPLFADRIEYASYRALSSRHRCLPLELLGIFDAEQQRQLARMMHRYSPEPPTEDDVIAWIACPSLTRPGEEVYLPAQLVFLGFRSDRDAADRMFTPSFSTGTAAHVSLDKALLGALVEAVQIDAFILNWYTEAKAPLIDLDADGRELLAAAALTADGPYEVRATLLSRPELPLPNVGVTLVRRDGKLPYIAFGLQADPDPRRALLRGAAEATAILGIGMFSTVFDLPNVHFAQTSSAYTDLDTNVLWFAAPGEAGRKLAAVESRVEGRVGFAGLPGYADDDTAAIRRLLADIAGVSEFAGYLDFTPPELADTPWRVVRAVIPELLSMCLPGFPPKGHPRMRSHGGVTHVVPHPLP from the coding sequence ATGAGCGGCATCCCGCTCCTGGGCCACCCCGGGATGGCCGACGCGCTCGCCCGGTACCGGCGGATCGGCGGGAACCAGGGCGGCATCCTGCCCGGCATGCTGGTGTCGGTCGCCGCGGTCGAGGGCGAACCGTACCTGCGCTCGGCGACGGCGGCGATGCCGCAGTACCACCGGCTCGCGCTCGACGACCCGCACATGCAGATGCAGTACCACCTGGCCGGCTACGGCTCGACCAACGAGGAGGCGGTGACCCGGCTCACCGGCGAGGCGGTGGAGCGCTACGCGGCGATCATGGCGATGCCGCTGTTCGCGGACCGGATCGAGTACGCCTCGTACCGCGCGCTGTCGTCGCGGCACCGCTGCCTGCCGCTGGAACTGCTGGGCATCTTCGACGCCGAGCAGCAGCGACAGCTGGCCCGGATGATGCACCGGTACTCGCCGGAGCCGCCGACCGAGGACGACGTGATCGCGTGGATCGCCTGCCCGTCGCTCACCAGGCCCGGGGAGGAGGTCTACCTGCCGGCGCAGTTGGTCTTCCTCGGTTTCCGCAGCGACCGGGACGCGGCCGACAGGATGTTCACCCCGTCCTTCTCGACCGGGACGGCGGCCCACGTCTCGCTCGACAAGGCGCTGTTGGGGGCGCTGGTGGAGGCGGTGCAGATCGACGCCTTCATCCTCAACTGGTACACCGAGGCCAAGGCGCCGCTGATCGATCTGGACGCGGACGGCCGTGAGCTCCTCGCGGCGGCCGCCCTCACGGCGGACGGCCCGTACGAGGTCCGGGCGACCCTGCTGTCCCGGCCCGAGCTGCCGCTGCCCAACGTCGGGGTCACCCTGGTGCGCCGGGACGGGAAGCTGCCGTACATCGCGTTCGGGCTCCAGGCCGACCCGGACCCGCGGCGGGCCCTGCTGCGGGGAGCGGCCGAGGCGACCGCGATCCTCGGCATCGGCATGTTCAGCACGGTCTTCGACCTGCCCAACGTGCACTTCGCGCAGACGAGTTCGGCGTACACCGACCTGGACACCAACGTGTTGTGGTTCGCCGCCCCCGGCGAGGCCGGGCGCAAGCTTGCCGCGGTGGAGAGCCGGGTCGAGGGGCGGGTCGGCTTCGCCGGGCTGCCCGGCTACGCGGACGACGACACGGCGGCGATCCGCCGGCTGCTGGCGGACATCGCCGGCGTCAGCGAGTTCGCCGGCTACCTGGACTTCACCCCGCCGGAGCTGGCCGACACCCCCTGGCGGGTGGTCCGGGCGGTCATCCCGGAGCTGCTGAGCATGTGTCTGCCCGGGTTCCCGCCGAAGGGCCACCCCCGGATGCGCAGCCATGGGGGCGTGACCCATGTGGTCCCACACCCGCTCCCTTGA